One genomic window of Candidatus Sysuiplasma acidicola includes the following:
- a CDS encoding ribonuclease H-like domain-containing protein: MLRNTFTIFRGIGPDREYALWKSGIKTWTDLLNDRRCSPSREHEITMAEDALLKSDARYFTRLISQSERWRLCYDFIQGAAFIDVELDGWSRHSEPVVIGVFAQGSFSSFVRGDNLSAVSILRKIGAATMLVSFNGARHDMHYINRVIPGICLRYPVVDIVAMARKAGLSGGLKSVERRLNIRRNRFVELSANGRAVELWHIWKKKRSRGALNLLKMYNMEDTCNLLPVSESIRDILYAKTTGGLLDG; this comes from the coding sequence GATCAAAACTTGGACAGACCTGCTTAACGACAGACGCTGCAGCCCTTCCAGGGAGCATGAAATAACCATGGCTGAGGACGCATTGCTCAAATCGGATGCCCGCTACTTCACCAGACTTATCTCTCAGTCAGAAAGGTGGCGACTTTGTTACGATTTCATACAGGGTGCAGCATTCATCGACGTGGAGCTTGACGGCTGGAGCAGGCATTCTGAACCGGTAGTGATTGGCGTGTTCGCTCAGGGAAGTTTCAGCTCTTTTGTCAGGGGAGACAATCTTTCGGCTGTTTCAATTCTAAGGAAGATAGGTGCAGCAACAATGCTCGTCTCATTCAACGGTGCAAGGCATGACATGCATTACATCAACAGGGTTATACCGGGTATCTGTTTACGGTATCCTGTTGTTGATATTGTTGCAATGGCCAGAAAGGCAGGACTGTCGGGGGGCCTGAAGTCCGTGGAAAGGCGACTGAATATACGGCGTAACAGGTTTGTTGAACTTTCTGCAAACGGACGTGCGGTGGAGCTGTGGCATATTTGGAAAAAGAAGAGAAGCAGGGGAGCACTGAATCTGCTGAAGATGTATAATATGGAGGATACGTGCAATCTGTTACCGGTTTCAGAATCAATAAGGGATATACTTTACGCGAAAACGACAGGTGGCCTGCTGGATGGATAG